A part of Ciona intestinalis unplaced genomic scaffold, KH HT000063.1, whole genome shotgun sequence genomic DNA contains:
- the LOC113474976 gene encoding uncharacterized protein NKAPD1-like has product MFLHTGMDGSSNPPKKSRINKVAFINVVQHVEVHNRMQEEQEMWLKRNKDQHPRKRSRSPGEPKKKKRKKSKERKRSKKDESKTPPQPTERWGHSGFNELYPEDLISGRFIRSSDESEEEGKKKKKRSKKSKKKSKR; this is encoded by the exons atgtttttacacaCAGGGATGGACGGTTCGTCGAATCCACCAAAAAAAAGTCGAATAAATAAAGTAGCATTTATTAACGTGGTTCAGCATGTGGAGGTTCACAACAGGATGCAGGAGGAGCAGGAGATGTGGTTGAAGAGGAACAAGGATCAACATCCGAGGAAAAGAAGCAGATCACCGGGGGAgccaaagaagaaaaaaaggaagaagtcaaaagaaagaaaaaggtCGAAAAAAGATGAAAGCAAAACg cCCCCCCAACCTACGGAGCGCTGGGGTCACTCAGGGTTCAACGAACTTTACCCCGAAGACTTAATATCGGGAAGATTTATCCGATCGTCGGATGAAAGTGAGGAGGAAgggaagaagaaaaagaaacgttcgaaaaaatctaaaaagaaatcaaaaagATGA
- the LOC100179178 gene encoding protein FMC1 homolog: protein MASVGKLNRLSTLRGILKELKTTGSKNEATTFLLNKYKSNQITDGKHCREADALNHDASSYYCLLRSTREYKELCDRYHSGEGSTEGAAKRVGLKLPNLYKEGTKE, encoded by the exons ATGGCTTCTGTTGGAAAATTAAATCGTTTGTCGACTTTACGTGGAATATTAAAAGAATTGAAAACAACTGGAAGCAAAAATGAAGCAACGACGTTtcttttgaataaatataaatcaaatcag ATAACAGATGGAAAACATTGTCGCGAGGCTGATGCACTGAACCACGACGCATcaagttattattgtttattacgaaGTACACGAGAATACAAGGAATTGTGCGATAGATATCATAGTGGGGAGGGAAGTACTGAAGGGGCTGCTAAGAGGGTTGGGTTAAAGTTGCCCAACTTGTATAAAGAAGGTACTAAAGAATGA
- the LOC113474977 gene encoding glycine-rich cell wall structural protein-like, which translates to MRCIAILLLVALFVMYVEATVQAKNNNNHWGHGNERGHGDGHGGHGHWGGKGYWGHGGHGKWGHGGHGHNNWHH; encoded by the exons ATGCGTTGTATTGCGATCCTTCTGCTGGTGGCGCTGTTTGTTATGTACGTGGAAGCTACAGTACAagccaaaaacaacaacaaccattgGGGGCATGGGAATGAGAGAGGTCATGGCGATGGACATGGGGGTCATGGCCATTGGGGTGGCAAAGGTTACTGGGGTCACGGAGGTCATGGAAAATGGGGTCATGGAGGTCATGGACAT AACAACTGGCATCATTGA
- the LOC100183184 gene encoding mini-chromosome maintenance complex-binding protein: MPSIEDWLSNPLNIVAEAFENRQNSKEWKQKVEEFFKNKISDEKLCSLIPSLNSTPLHLVPSTSLVRFRCMIQDSFEPEYFLETYEVVNKTTGEKVVGTSCYKDVIDSPDGYDVITESRQNETGCRQVLFCVSIPGETEWVKQFTSPSPPVQGVVTSNLSTKRSHDDEPMEATEETEDDSNKRRKLSEREPCVTSPNLEVSHPLPWEKGQAAIVKVYDETMDFKVNEVYEFIGILSVDPSLSAIHDTNSDQVNGDCGHMEELKSRSPPASLVPRIHVISMEKLSHNNPLLPNNVSSVPDPPSTTNDEILDFLRKVTFGDELAAQSILFHLLSRVYTRSGTMAVGKLTLNISGIPPNSPYPKLFADVIKQLVTKCCYLPMTLDNMNKLRFVPNKNYTKNKLEPGVLQLSDGSYLLLDETSLKPGSLDSNGVKNIRAISTLVTTQKVDYDFQFYQTPFYHDVNCVVLSEAKSMLPCDLHIKLTPGFPVPENLVEYFSSLLPPVEVLNKFRIYLTRGRMVDYDMESHVMQEIENDFVSWRRDDRDNVSADDLHRLLVLARVQCASMGRSKCSSGDWGVVKKFDEKRKERMKI, from the exons ATGCCCAGTATAGAAGATTGGTTGAGCAATCCACTCAATATTGTGGCCGAAGCTTTCG aaaatcgCCAAAACTCCAAGGAATGGAAACAAAAAGTCGAggaatttttcaaaaacaaaatttctgaTGAAAAGCTTTGTTCGTTG atcCCGTCATTAAACTCCACTCCCCTTCACTTGGTGCCCTCTACCTCCCTCGTGAGGTTTCGCTGCATGATCCAGGATTCCTTCGAACCCGAATATTTCCTAGAAACTTACGAAGTTGTCAACAAGACGACAGGAGAAAAG GTTGTTGGAACGAGTTGTTACAAAGACGTCATCGATTCTCCT gatggttatgatgtcataacggAATCCCGTCAAAACGAAACAGGGTGTcgacaagttttattttgtgtctCGATACCCGGGGAAACGGAATGGGTTAAACAG TTCACCTCACCCTCACCCCCGGTGCAAGGAGTCGTAACTTCTAACTTGTCAACCAAGAGAAGTCACGATGACGAACCTATGGAAGCCACAGAAG AAACAGAAGACGACTCGAACAAACGGCGCAAGTTGTCGGAACGAG AACCTTGTGTGACTTCTCCAAACCTCGAGGTCAGCCATCCATTACCTTGGGAGAAAGGACAAGCAGCCATTGTTAAAGTTTATGATGAAACAATGGACTTTaag GTAAACGAAGTTTATGAATTCATCGGAATACTTTCGGTGGATCCATCATTGTCAGCCATCCATGATACAAACAGTGACCAAG TTAACGGGGATTGTGGCCACATGGAGGAGCTAAAGAGCCGATCACCACCAGCGTCATTGGTTCCGAGGATtcatgttatttctatggaaAAGTTGTCACATAATAATCCATTGTTGCCAAACAATGTTTCATCGG TTCCAGACCCCCCATCAACAACCAACGATGAAATTCTTGATTTTCTACGGAAAGTAACTTTTGGTGATGAACTCGCTGCTcaaagtattttgtttcatcttTTATCGAG AGTATACACGCGCAGTGGGACCATGGCAGTCGGAAAACTTACCCTTAATATTTCTGGCATTCCACCAAACTCTCCGTATCCGAAACTTTTTGCTGATGTCATCAAACAACTTGTGACGAAG TGTTGTTACCTACCGATGACACTCGACAACATGAACAAGTTACGTTTCGTTCCAAACAAGAATTACACGAAGAACAAACTGGAGCCCGGTGTTCTACAATTGTCCGATGGAAGTTACTTGCTACTTGATGAAACGAGTTTAAAACCTGGGAGTTTGGATTCAAACGGTGTCAAAAATATTCGG GCGATATCCACTTTGGTCACCACCCAGAAGGTTGATTACGATTTCCAGTTTTACCAAACACCATTTTACCACGATGTGAATTGTGTCGTTTTATCCGAAGCCAAATCCATGCTTCCTTGTGATCTACAT aTCAAGCTTACACCGGGATTCCCCGTACCCGAGAACCTCGTCGAATATTTCTCCTCTTTGCTGCCCCCGGTGGAAGTTTTGAACAAGTTCCGTATTTATTTAACGAGAGGAAGAATGGTCGACTATGACATGGAATCTCACGTAATGCag gaaattgaaaatgattttgtttcatGGAGGCGAGACGACCGCGATAACGTGAGCGCTGACGATCTCCATCGCCTCCTAGTGTTAGCGAGGGTTCAGTGCGCAAGTATGGGGAGGAGTAAATGTTCGTCGGGGGATTGGGGGGTCGTGAAAAAGTTTgatgaaaaaagaaaagaaagaatgaaaatatga